The Humulus lupulus chromosome 4, drHumLupu1.1, whole genome shotgun sequence genome has a window encoding:
- the LOC133830724 gene encoding LOW QUALITY PROTEIN: cleavage stimulation factor subunit 50 (The sequence of the model RefSeq protein was modified relative to this genomic sequence to represent the inferred CDS: deleted 1 base in 1 codon) produces MDSSLENILQDGKLYRQLNSLIVAHLRHYNLNQAASAVASATMTPLNIDVPANRLLELVAKGLAIEKDEMARGVPSSLLYDSSTLKPAGYVLFHASRTAAVDFSAVPDTQGSSKSFPKHETRHLSEHKNVARCARFSPDGKYIATGSSGTSIKLFEVLKIKQMMLPDAKDARDGPVRPVIRTFYDHAQPIDDLDFHPESNILISASKDHTIKFCVSPSLWGFSFSRN; encoded by the exons ATGGATAGCAGCTTGGAGAACATTCTTCAAGATGGGAAGCTATACAGACAGCTTAATTCTCTCATCGTGGCTCATCTTCGCCACTACAATCTTAATCag gCTGCAAGTGCGGTTGCTTCTGCAACAATGACACCCTTGAATATTGATGTCCCGGCTAATAGACTTCTTGAACTGGTTGCTAAG GGTCTTGCAATTGAAAAAGATGAGATGGCAAGAGGGGTTCCTTCATCACTATTATATGATTCAAGTACATTAAAACCGGCGGGATATGTTTTATTTCATGCTTCTCGCACTGCTGCTGTTGATTTCAG TGCTGTGCCAGATACACAAGGCTCTTCAAAGAGTTTCCCAAAGCATGAGACGAGGCATCTTTCAGAGCACAAA aatgTTGCCAGATGTGCTAGGTTTAGTCCTGATGGGAAGTATATTGCAACTGGAAGTTCTGGTACATCAATAAAGCTTTTTGAG gttttaaaaatcaagcaaaTGATGCTGCCAGATGCAAAAGATGCAAGAGATGGTCCTGTGCGACCTGTAATAAGAACATTTTATGAC CATGCACAG CCAATAGATGACCTGGATTTCCATCCAGAAAGCAATATTCTAATTTCTGCGTCCAAGGATCATACAATAAA GTTCTGTGTCTCTCCATCCCTCTGGGGATTTTCTTTTAGCAG GAACTGA